TCGTCAAGCATTCCCCCGGAGCAGACCCCGCGGCCGTGGTGTTCGACGCGGTTGCCGCTGCGCGCGCGCGCGGCGCCGACGCGCTCATCGTGGACACCGCCGGGCGGCTCCAGAACAAGCGGAACCTGATGGAGGAACTCACCAAGATCCGGCGGGTTCTTGAACGCGAGTCCGGGCCTCCGGACGAGGTTCTGCTCGTGCTGGACGCGACGACGGGTCAGAACGCGATCGCGCAGGCGCGCGCGTTCTCCGAGGCCGTCGCAGTCACGGGATTGATCCTGACCAAACTCGACGGTACGGCGCGCGGTGGGATTGTGATTGCCGTGCAACAGGAACTCGGTATCCCGGTCAAGATGGTCGGCCTCGGCGAAGGCATCGACGACCTCGCGCCCTTCGATCCTGAAGTTTTCGTCGACGACCTCCTGCGCGCCTGAGCAAACCGCAAGGCCTCCGGTTCGCGACTTCCGTGGGGTACCCGATGGCGCTGGTTGTCGCAACTGTGTGTTCAGTCGCAGCCTGGGGACGTATGATCCCATCAAGGGGGAACTCCATGGTGGAAGAGCCCAACGTGCAGTCGGAAGGGACTCATGCCTTCCCGTCTGCGGTATTCGATGTCGTTGCAATTGTTGCATCCGCGGGCGGGCTCCAGGCCCTCACCGCGGTTCTCTCCACTCTTCCGGTCGACTTTCCGGCCGCGATCACGGTGGTGCAGCACCTTGATCCTAGCCACCAAAGCCTGATGGCCGACATCCTGAGCCGTCACACATCCCTCCCTGCAAGAGAGGCCACAGAAGGTGCTCGGCTCGAGCCGGGAACGATCTACATCGCGCCGCCCAACCGCCACCTCCTGATTAACCCGGACGGAACGATTTCACTTTCACAGGCGGCGTTGGTGCACTTCGTTCGGCCCTCGGCCGATCTCTTGTTCGAGTCGGTCGCCGCGAGCTACCGTGAGCGCGTGGTCGCCGTTGTGCTGACTGGGACAGGTAGTGACGGGGCGACGGGAGTCGAAGCGGTGAAGAAGATGGGCGGCACGGTTATTGCCCAGGACCAGGAGTCGTCGGACTTCTTCGGGATGCCGGGCGCTGCCATCCAAACCGGCTGCGTCGATTTCATACTCCCCTTGGCCGAGATCACCTCGGCATTGGTGAAGCTTGTTATGGAGGGACACGAGTGACTGAGCATCTCGACGAGGAACTCGAAGCTCTTCTTGAGTACCTCAAGCATTCGCGCGCGTTTGATTTTACCGGGTACAAGCGGTCGACTTTGTCGCGCCGACTACGGAAACGGATGGGCGACGTGGGGATCGCGTCGTTCGGCGAGTACGTCGATTATCTCGAGGTTCACCCGGATGAGTTCGCCGTTCTCTTCAACACGATCCTGATCAACGTCACGCATTTCTTCCGGGACAAGGCGGCGTGGGACA
The Actinomycetota bacterium genome window above contains:
- a CDS encoding chemotaxis protein CheB, whose protein sequence is MVEEPNVQSEGTHAFPSAVFDVVAIVASAGGLQALTAVLSTLPVDFPAAITVVQHLDPSHQSLMADILSRHTSLPAREATEGARLEPGTIYIAPPNRHLLINPDGTISLSQAALVHFVRPSADLLFESVAASYRERVVAVVLTGTGSDGATGVEAVKKMGGTVIAQDQESSDFFGMPGAAIQTGCVDFILPLAEITSALVKLVMEGHE